From the genome of Marixanthomonas ophiurae, one region includes:
- a CDS encoding sensor histidine kinase — MKTNKYIFQIIFFSLAVLLIVSCNSNQPQKGQSIFEKHDTILPPVVIPAGKPVVNKLSDLQAPKTILLSQRPEPIKTSAGFYVDMQNFNTQQGLAMSSILCGYKDSVGNLWFGTSGNGVSKYNGKAFINFTSAHGLIHNLINSITEDSKGNIWFGTYGGVSKYNGKTFENFTVEDGLPDNDVFKIIEDSKGVIWAGTDKGICSFNPNHKIINQKPFKRYEVLKSPVNDIMEDSQSQLWFAGSEGIWKLATNGKLLNFSEKFNLKNKTAIAIAEDTNGTIWLGTQQALCRYKPAKSGSLEESFKPLTLADGLVDNDITCVTIDSQGSVWVGTMEGVSKYEKQNNNFINFTKEQALAFNRVNSITEDEAGSLWFGTYGGGLDRYDGQTVLEYTNKQGLPGEAIYATTQDDDGNMWFAPSNAGIVKYTKKNETPYEGTYINYTPTHGLLGHTQYAAAKDQEGNLYFGGYAGLSKFTGNSFINYTVNNGLPANEITTLYNDTKNRLWIGTYNNGIGVFDGKSSRNFNTEQGLVHKTIWGFWEDNQDNLWIATRGGLSRYDGKNFMNFTKDQGLPDNKLSSVIQDKNGNIIIGSWGGGISVIKKERLEKLENIDANQTENIFENFSTTQGLANDVVYHIIEDYNGNIVIGTNVGFTVFKGGIASEKGKIAKDGIENYNENTGYSIKDISNNESMLEEEKGIIWAGTGDKLVRFDYGSVQRSSTPPKVFLENIKINNELISWHSLEWGRKNNSLLTEKNNTTPSYITDELLTFKRKLSTSTLDSMVHRYRNVRFDSIQSFYAIPKNLELPYSNNNISFDFLGVETTRPQLLRYQYILRGYDEHWNPITENSSASFGNIHEGKYTFLVKAKSPNGLWSEPLEYHFTILPPWYRTWYAYLFYALLFFIGLFYLDRFQRKRVLFNEHQKGIQRELKHAKEIEKAYTELKSTQVQLIHSEKMASLGELTAGIAHEIQNPLNFVNNFSEVSNELLAEMNEEVNKGNIEEAKSISSEIKKTIEKVTHHGKRAEEIVKGMLQHSRTSSGIQEPTDINKLVDEYLRLAYHGLRAKDKNFNATLETNYDDSIGKIEIIPQDLGRVVLNLLTNAFYACAERLVENKVGLNRSTEDERGKNSDIKEYRPTVSVSTKKLKNKIEISVKDNGNGIPKYVLDKIYQPFFTTKPTGQGTGLGLSMSYDIVKAHGGEITVETEEHEGTIFSVLLPDPKKASKPLKVLYESTK; from the coding sequence ATGAAAACAAATAAATACATATTTCAGATTATTTTCTTCAGCCTTGCGGTATTGTTAATCGTTTCTTGTAATTCAAACCAACCACAAAAGGGACAAAGCATTTTTGAAAAACACGATACCATTTTACCACCAGTAGTTATTCCTGCTGGAAAACCCGTTGTGAATAAACTTTCCGATTTACAAGCTCCCAAAACTATTCTATTATCCCAAAGGCCCGAACCCATAAAGACTTCCGCAGGATTCTATGTGGATATGCAAAACTTCAACACCCAGCAAGGGCTGGCAATGAGCAGTATTCTTTGTGGTTATAAAGATAGTGTAGGTAACCTATGGTTTGGTACTTCTGGCAACGGGGTGAGCAAATATAACGGGAAGGCATTTATCAACTTCACATCCGCACACGGTCTTATTCATAATCTCATCAACTCTATAACTGAGGATAGTAAAGGAAACATTTGGTTTGGCACATACGGCGGTGTAAGCAAGTATAACGGCAAAACATTTGAAAATTTTACAGTTGAAGATGGTCTTCCAGACAATGATGTTTTTAAAATAATAGAAGATAGCAAAGGGGTTATTTGGGCAGGAACCGACAAAGGTATTTGTAGCTTCAATCCAAACCATAAAATTATTAATCAAAAGCCTTTTAAAAGATATGAAGTTTTGAAAAGTCCCGTAAATGATATTATGGAAGACAGCCAAAGCCAATTATGGTTTGCAGGTAGCGAAGGGATTTGGAAACTTGCTACTAACGGTAAACTGCTAAATTTTTCAGAAAAATTTAATTTAAAAAACAAAACGGCAATAGCCATCGCCGAAGATACTAATGGAACAATATGGCTAGGCACCCAACAGGCTCTTTGCAGATATAAACCCGCAAAATCTGGTTCACTTGAAGAAAGCTTCAAACCCCTCACCCTTGCAGATGGTTTGGTGGACAACGATATTACGTGCGTTACTATAGACAGCCAAGGTAGCGTTTGGGTGGGCACAATGGAAGGCGTTTCAAAATATGAAAAACAAAACAACAACTTTATAAACTTTACCAAGGAACAAGCTCTCGCATTTAACAGAGTAAATAGCATTACAGAAGATGAAGCAGGTAGCCTTTGGTTTGGAACCTATGGTGGCGGACTGGATAGGTACGATGGGCAGACCGTTTTGGAATACACAAATAAGCAAGGCCTTCCAGGCGAAGCCATTTATGCCACCACACAGGACGATGACGGGAATATGTGGTTTGCTCCATCCAATGCAGGTATTGTAAAATACACGAAAAAAAATGAGACCCCTTATGAAGGTACCTACATAAACTATACTCCTACTCATGGACTTTTGGGGCATACCCAATATGCTGCAGCAAAAGACCAAGAGGGCAACTTGTATTTTGGAGGGTATGCAGGTCTAAGTAAATTTACTGGGAACTCGTTTATAAATTACACCGTAAATAATGGTTTGCCAGCTAATGAAATTACCACTCTTTATAACGATACTAAAAACCGCCTCTGGATTGGAACCTATAATAACGGAATAGGCGTATTTGACGGTAAATCGTCTCGAAATTTCAATACAGAACAGGGCCTTGTACACAAAACGATTTGGGGGTTTTGGGAAGACAACCAAGACAATCTATGGATTGCCACAAGAGGTGGTTTGAGCCGATATGATGGTAAAAACTTTATGAACTTTACTAAAGATCAAGGTTTGCCAGACAATAAACTTTCATCGGTAATACAAGATAAAAACGGGAACATAATCATAGGCAGTTGGGGTGGCGGTATTTCCGTCATTAAAAAAGAACGGCTTGAAAAATTGGAAAATATAGATGCCAATCAAACCGAAAACATTTTCGAAAACTTTAGCACGACACAAGGCTTGGCCAATGATGTGGTGTACCACATTATAGAAGATTACAACGGCAACATAGTAATAGGTACCAATGTAGGTTTTACTGTATTTAAAGGAGGTATTGCTTCAGAAAAGGGAAAAATAGCTAAAGATGGAATAGAAAATTATAATGAAAACACAGGGTATTCCATTAAAGACATTAGCAACAACGAGAGTATGCTTGAAGAAGAAAAAGGCATAATCTGGGCAGGAACCGGGGATAAATTGGTGCGTTTTGATTACGGAAGCGTCCAAAGAAGCTCCACCCCTCCAAAAGTTTTCCTTGAAAACATTAAAATAAACAACGAGCTTATAAGCTGGCACAGTCTTGAATGGGGCCGAAAAAATAATTCGCTTTTAACAGAAAAAAACAACACTACTCCTTCGTATATTACCGATGAGCTGCTCACTTTTAAAAGAAAACTCTCCACAAGCACTCTGGATAGTATGGTACATAGATACCGGAACGTCCGTTTTGATAGCATTCAATCGTTTTACGCAATTCCCAAAAATTTGGAACTCCCCTACTCCAATAACAACATTAGTTTTGATTTTTTAGGAGTGGAAACCACACGACCGCAATTGTTGCGCTACCAATATATATTACGAGGGTACGATGAACACTGGAATCCTATAACCGAAAACAGTTCGGCCAGCTTTGGTAATATTCACGAAGGCAAGTACACGTTTTTGGTAAAAGCCAAAAGTCCAAATGGGCTCTGGAGCGAACCACTGGAGTACCACTTTACAATACTCCCGCCTTGGTACCGCACTTGGTATGCTTATCTGTTTTATGCTTTATTATTTTTTATCGGTTTGTTCTATTTGGATAGGTTTCAGCGAAAGCGTGTTTTATTCAATGAGCATCAAAAAGGAATACAACGTGAACTTAAACATGCGAAGGAAATTGAAAAAGCGTATACCGAGCTTAAGTCCACACAGGTACAGCTTATTCATTCAGAAAAAATGGCATCATTGGGCGAGCTCACCGCCGGAATTGCACACGAAATACAAAATCCATTGAATTTCGTTAACAATTTTTCTGAAGTGAGTAATGAGCTTTTAGCCGAAATGAACGAAGAAGTCAACAAAGGGAATATAGAAGAAGCTAAAAGCATTTCTTCAGAAATTAAAAAAACCATTGAAAAAGTCACCCATCACGGCAAGCGAGCCGAAGAAATAGTAAAGGGAATGCTCCAACACAGTCGTACTAGTAGCGGTATCCAAGAACCAACAGACATTAACAAACTAGTTGATGAGTATTTAAGATTGGCATATCATGGACTTCGAGCCAAGGATAAAAATTTCAATGCTACTTTAGAAACCAATTATGACGATTCCATCGGAAAAATTGAAATAATTCCGCAAGACCTGGGCCGTGTAGTCCTAAATTTATTGACCAATGCCTTTTATGCATGTGCTGAGCGGCTTGTAGAGAATAAAGTAGGATTGAACAGAAGTACTGAAGATGAAAGAGGAAAAAATTCAGACATAAAAGAGTATCGACCAACTGTTTCGGTTTCAACAAAAAAATTGAAAAATAAAATTGAAATTTCAGTAAAAGACAACGGCAACGGAATCCCAAAATATGTTTTAGATAAAATATATCAGCCCTTTTTTACCACCAAGCCTACGGGGCAAGGAACTGGGTTGGGTTTAAGTATGAGTTACGATATTGTAAAAGCGCATGGAGGTGAGATTACTGTTGAAACTGAAGAGCATGAAGGAACTATATTTTCCGTCTTATTACCCGACCCAAAAAAAGCATCCAAACCTTTAAAAGTTCTATATGAATCGACCAAATAA
- a CDS encoding sensor histidine kinase, whose translation MNDNLQKIVDFFESIEHVSTEEKNVLTKAAQDTARALTKSEFELDIEASLERMRAVALTIQKSNDLIKVAESLYNELRLLDFTNIRNAQVVINLGDNQNYLVCIYTEGTAEIFKESRYETSPIIQNLYDELDTSHNALYQKEIKDKEFEDWLTWRKNTTSTFDKKLLEARSVCFYLYSIGEGHLGISTYNSITKQQLEILKRFRNVFELAYRRFMDVAKAEEQAENLKLEKETLEKTLIELKATQSQLIHSEKMASLGELTAGIAHEIQNPLNFVNNFSEISMELLEEMLEELNSGNIEEVKFITKDVIQNLEKTLYHGKRADGIVKGMLQHSRKNTDEKKYADINALADEYLRLAYHGLRAKDKSFNATLETDFDESIGKVYLIPQDMGRVILNLLNNAFYAVNDKKQQNLKYYQPTVSISTKKNKEKIEIKISDNGNGIPQNILDKIFQPFFTTKPTGEGTGLGLSLSYDIVKAQSGELKVQTKKEKGTTFIIELPLHQKKDQNQKSDTPK comes from the coding sequence ATGAACGATAATCTTCAAAAAATAGTAGATTTTTTTGAATCAATAGAACACGTTTCTACTGAAGAAAAAAACGTTCTCACCAAAGCGGCTCAAGATACAGCTCGGGCATTAACTAAATCAGAATTTGAACTAGACATTGAAGCATCGCTGGAACGAATGAGAGCGGTGGCATTGACCATTCAAAAATCGAATGACCTTATCAAGGTTGCAGAGTCTTTATATAACGAACTACGTCTTTTAGATTTTACTAACATCCGCAACGCCCAAGTGGTCATTAACCTTGGTGACAATCAAAATTACCTGGTTTGCATTTACACAGAAGGCACCGCCGAAATATTTAAGGAATCTCGGTATGAAACCTCGCCCATAATACAAAACCTATACGATGAGCTGGACACCTCGCACAATGCCTTATACCAAAAAGAAATTAAGGATAAGGAATTTGAAGACTGGCTTACATGGAGAAAAAATACAACCTCAACATTCGATAAAAAATTACTTGAAGCCCGTTCGGTTTGTTTCTATCTATATTCTATTGGAGAAGGACATTTGGGTATTTCCACTTACAATTCCATCACAAAACAACAGCTTGAAATACTAAAAAGATTTAGAAATGTTTTTGAACTAGCCTATCGGCGGTTTATGGATGTTGCTAAAGCAGAAGAGCAAGCTGAGAATCTTAAACTGGAAAAAGAGACATTGGAAAAAACCCTTATTGAACTTAAAGCTACACAATCGCAACTCATCCATTCTGAAAAAATGGCAAGCCTTGGGGAACTGACCGCTGGTATTGCCCACGAAATCCAAAACCCACTCAACTTTGTCAATAATTTTTCTGAAATAAGTATGGAACTGCTCGAGGAAATGCTCGAAGAATTAAACAGTGGCAATATCGAAGAGGTCAAATTTATAACAAAAGATGTTATTCAGAATTTAGAAAAAACACTGTACCACGGTAAACGCGCCGATGGTATTGTGAAAGGAATGTTACAACACAGCCGGAAAAATACGGATGAAAAAAAATATGCAGATATAAATGCATTGGCCGATGAATATTTAAGGCTAGCGTATCATGGTTTACGAGCGAAGGATAAATCATTCAACGCAACATTAGAAACAGATTTTGATGAATCTATTGGGAAAGTATATTTAATTCCGCAGGATATGGGACGTGTGATTTTGAATTTATTAAACAATGCATTCTATGCGGTAAATGATAAAAAACAACAAAATCTTAAATACTATCAACCTACCGTTTCCATCAGCACCAAAAAAAACAAAGAGAAAATTGAAATAAAAATTTCGGACAATGGGAATGGCATTCCACAAAATATTTTGGATAAAATATTTCAACCCTTTTTTACAACTAAACCTACAGGAGAGGGAACAGGGTTGGGCTTGAGCCTGAGTTATGATATTGTAAAAGCGCAAAGTGGAGAGTTGAAAGTACAAACTAAAAAAGAGAAAGGCACTACATTTATTATCGAGCTCCCCTTGCATCAAAAAAAAGACCAAAACCAAAAGAGCGATACACCAAAGTAA
- a CDS encoding APC family permease yields the protein MIKKDEGLKRRVGVFGLSANIINIIIGSGIFVLPAIVASYLGASSIIAYLFCGLLMAMVMLCFAEAGSKVTNTGGPYTYIETAFGDYAGFVAGFFAVGSNLFADAAVSNALVNVIASAYPIFENGWPRFLFLFILFYGLVYINVIGLKQGMGLVKFNTIVKLIPLLLLITIGFKDVSVSNLYFQNMPSLKTLGETSLILFFAFQGCETGIIVGGEVVNPKRTIPRAILISITAVVVVYVLIQTVSQGVLGDSLPNFKAAPLAETAKVVFGHFGYMLLIVGAVVSMFGYMSGTILNSPRIVYALSRDKVIPIKALSKIHKSFATPHIAIIIYATIGFILAVSGSFEQLAVIASSSMLILYLGVALSVMKLRKSQKDYTGGFKIPGGWAVPVLAIAIILYFLSSLSAHEMIGTVAFIGILTLIFGFIKFLKKKPV from the coding sequence ATGATTAAAAAAGACGAAGGTTTAAAAAGAAGGGTTGGAGTATTCGGCCTTTCGGCCAACATTATCAACATCATTATTGGCTCAGGTATTTTTGTATTACCTGCCATTGTAGCCAGCTATTTGGGAGCATCCAGCATCATTGCTTATCTTTTTTGTGGCTTGTTAATGGCAATGGTTATGCTTTGCTTTGCCGAAGCGGGAAGTAAAGTAACAAACACCGGCGGACCCTATACCTATATTGAAACAGCTTTTGGAGATTATGCTGGCTTTGTAGCGGGCTTTTTTGCTGTTGGAAGTAATCTGTTTGCAGATGCCGCAGTTTCTAACGCTTTGGTAAATGTTATTGCTTCGGCATACCCCATATTTGAAAACGGATGGCCTCGCTTTTTATTTTTATTTATTCTTTTTTATGGCTTGGTTTACATCAATGTGATTGGCTTAAAACAAGGGATGGGTTTGGTAAAGTTCAATACAATTGTTAAGCTAATACCATTGCTTTTATTAATTACTATTGGCTTTAAAGATGTTTCCGTAAGTAATTTGTATTTTCAAAATATGCCAAGTCTCAAAACATTAGGCGAAACATCACTTATTTTATTTTTTGCTTTTCAGGGTTGTGAAACGGGAATTATTGTTGGTGGGGAGGTTGTTAACCCAAAACGCACAATTCCGAGAGCTATTTTAATAAGTATTACAGCAGTTGTAGTTGTTTACGTGTTAATTCAAACCGTTTCTCAAGGTGTATTAGGGGATAGTTTACCCAATTTTAAAGCGGCGCCACTTGCTGAAACTGCCAAAGTGGTTTTTGGTCATTTTGGATATATGCTTTTAATTGTTGGCGCTGTCGTCTCTATGTTTGGATATATGAGTGGTACTATTCTTAATAGTCCAAGAATAGTTTATGCACTTTCAAGGGATAAGGTAATCCCTATAAAGGCACTTTCCAAAATTCACAAATCATTTGCTACGCCACATATAGCCATCATTATATATGCAACTATCGGTTTTATTCTAGCTGTTTCCGGCAGTTTTGAACAATTAGCAGTCATCGCTAGTAGTTCGATGCTAATTCTTTATTTAGGCGTCGCACTATCAGTAATGAAACTGCGCAAATCTCAAAAAGATTACACTGGCGGATTTAAAATTCCAGGAGGTTGGGCTGTACCCGTTTTAGCTATTGCTATAATCCTATACTTTTTATCAAGTCTTTCGGCACATGAAATGATTGGAACAGTTGCTTTCATCGGAATTCTAACTTTGATTTTTGGGTTTATTAAATTCTTGAAAAAGAAACCCGTATAA
- a CDS encoding dipeptidase: MKAKLLLFCLLATFQLSAQKYQKIHNKAILVDTHNDFLSQTMERNLIFDTDLKGRTHSDLNRMKEGGLDVQFFSVFSDGEQVNPYAFANRQIDSLDAVIKRNPDKIVKVTNSKELLKAVKKGKIAALVGLEGGHQFENDLSKLEALYNRGTRYITLTWNNSTDWATSATDETNPEGAKNSEGKNGLTAFGKQVVQKMNSLGMLVDISHVGEQTFYDVIATTKKPIIASHSSVYTLCPHPRNLKDDQIKAIAKNGGVIQINFNSGFIDPTVDKRESAFLEKHKAEIDSLMQAGMNPFIAQESIYKKYTDESEALRAPFDMVIQHIEYVINLVGVDYVGIGSDFDGIFLPPKQLDDVTDYPLITKALIEKGYSEKAIDKILGGNLLRVLKANETK; the protein is encoded by the coding sequence ATGAAAGCCAAATTACTTCTCTTCTGTTTACTCGCAACGTTTCAACTAAGCGCCCAGAAGTATCAAAAAATTCATAACAAAGCCATTTTGGTTGACACTCACAATGATTTTCTAAGCCAAACAATGGAGCGGAATCTGATTTTTGACACCGATTTAAAAGGTAGAACCCACAGCGACCTCAATAGGATGAAAGAAGGCGGCTTAGATGTTCAGTTTTTTTCTGTTTTTAGCGATGGTGAACAGGTAAATCCGTATGCCTTTGCCAACCGACAAATAGATAGTTTGGATGCCGTCATCAAACGGAATCCTGATAAAATTGTAAAAGTCACCAATTCCAAAGAGCTTTTAAAAGCGGTGAAAAAAGGTAAAATCGCGGCCTTAGTTGGCTTGGAAGGCGGTCATCAATTTGAAAACGATTTATCAAAATTGGAGGCTCTTTACAATCGTGGCACACGCTATATCACGCTGACGTGGAACAACTCCACCGATTGGGCAACAAGTGCTACCGATGAAACCAATCCAGAAGGTGCTAAAAATTCCGAAGGTAAAAATGGGCTTACAGCTTTTGGCAAACAAGTAGTCCAAAAGATGAACAGTTTGGGGATGCTAGTAGATATTTCGCACGTTGGTGAACAAACGTTTTACGATGTTATCGCTACCACCAAAAAACCCATTATTGCTTCCCACAGTTCGGTTTATACACTTTGTCCACATCCTCGAAATCTGAAAGACGACCAAATAAAAGCGATTGCAAAAAATGGCGGCGTAATTCAAATAAACTTTAATTCAGGGTTTATTGATCCAACTGTTGATAAAAGGGAAAGCGCCTTTCTTGAAAAACACAAAGCTGAAATAGATTCCCTAATGCAAGCTGGGATGAATCCATTTATCGCTCAAGAAAGTATATACAAAAAATATACTGACGAGTCAGAAGCTCTTCGTGCACCTTTTGATATGGTAATTCAACATATAGAATACGTCATCAATTTGGTAGGCGTGGATTATGTGGGCATCGGTTCAGATTTTGATGGAATTTTTCTACCACCAAAACAATTGGATGACGTTACCGATTACCCATTGATTACAAAAGCTTTGATTGAAAAAGGCTATAGCGAAAAAGCTATTGATAAAATTCTTGGCGGAAATCTGTTGCGGGTTTTAAAAGCGAATGAAACTAAATAA